A part of Paraburkholderia largidicola genomic DNA contains:
- a CDS encoding TonB-dependent siderophore receptor produces the protein MEWVKGTQRRAIAAAASMTFLAAATGQAHAQQTPDNQNDARDSAATLPAVKVQGTAAGDTEGFVAHRTATATKTDTPLDEVPQTVNVVTAAQIEEQGATSINQALRYVPGFSSYGASTRSDWYTAIRGFTPSVFVDGLQVPNTLNLASWRVDPYQVESITVLRGPTSVLYGQGDPGSLVDIQTKQPTAERIREIELQIGTDARKQIAIDLGGKIDKDGTLTYRFVGVGRDGNMPTGPNADQRLMFAPSIKWQPTADTSLTLYATYLRDNTDVSDNFLPASGTILPNPNGVISNDLYTGDGNFARYDKRQWSVGYQFEQRLNPTWTFRQNTRYMHLSLNNSTVYGGGLDPTDPTEASLTRYAGLFQPNYSRFDIDNQAQAQFQTGSIGHTVLLGFEYNRQLSTDSEQLALAPSLNMFNPVYVPVTSDIFSGPNSFGYSDTKTKLDSFGVYAQDQIKLTPRIVFTIGGRQDWSRNTTTDTVANTEQRQNDHAFTYRVGAVYLGDYGLSPYISYATSFNPVIGVNADGTPFQPTKGKQIELGLRWQPFNKNLMLNAAIYQINQTNVTTPDPNDPTGTFSVQTGEVRSRGIEFSAVGNVTRDLSIIASYAYQDVKNIKANDDSLNKWPVAIPLPHQTASLWADWTWHTGPLTGLGFGAGLRYASYSAGAADNSLHVPGYTVYDAAVHYNISKWRFAVNATNIFNRRYVTGCQSAFACFYGNQRTVLATARYDW, from the coding sequence ATGGAGTGGGTCAAAGGCACGCAACGGCGTGCCATTGCTGCGGCAGCCAGCATGACTTTTCTCGCAGCCGCAACGGGTCAGGCACACGCGCAACAGACGCCGGATAACCAGAACGACGCGCGAGACAGTGCCGCGACATTGCCCGCCGTGAAAGTGCAAGGCACGGCGGCGGGCGATACGGAGGGCTTCGTCGCGCATCGCACTGCGACGGCGACGAAGACGGACACGCCGCTCGATGAAGTGCCGCAGACGGTGAACGTCGTGACGGCGGCGCAAATCGAAGAGCAGGGCGCGACGTCGATCAACCAGGCGCTGCGTTACGTGCCGGGCTTCTCGTCGTACGGTGCGAGCACACGCTCGGACTGGTACACGGCGATTCGCGGCTTTACGCCGAGCGTGTTCGTGGATGGCTTGCAGGTGCCGAATACGCTGAACCTCGCGAGCTGGCGCGTCGATCCGTATCAGGTCGAAAGCATCACGGTGCTGCGCGGGCCGACGTCGGTGCTATACGGACAGGGCGACCCGGGTTCGCTCGTCGATATTCAGACCAAGCAGCCGACAGCCGAACGCATCCGCGAAATCGAATTGCAGATCGGCACGGATGCGCGCAAGCAGATCGCCATCGACCTGGGCGGCAAGATCGATAAGGACGGCACGCTGACCTATCGCTTCGTGGGCGTAGGCCGCGACGGCAACATGCCGACGGGGCCGAACGCGGATCAACGCCTGATGTTCGCGCCGTCGATCAAATGGCAGCCCACGGCCGATACCTCGTTGACGCTGTACGCGACTTATCTGCGCGACAACACGGACGTGTCGGATAACTTTCTGCCCGCGTCCGGCACGATTCTGCCGAACCCGAATGGGGTGATTTCGAACGACCTCTATACGGGCGACGGCAACTTCGCGCGTTACGACAAGCGGCAGTGGTCTGTCGGTTATCAGTTCGAGCAGCGCCTGAATCCGACGTGGACGTTCCGCCAGAACACGCGCTACATGCATCTGTCGTTGAACAACTCGACGGTGTACGGCGGTGGCCTCGATCCGACCGACCCGACGGAAGCGTCGCTGACGCGTTACGCGGGCCTGTTCCAGCCGAACTACTCGCGCTTCGACATCGACAATCAGGCACAGGCGCAATTCCAGACGGGCTCGATCGGGCATACGGTGCTGCTCGGCTTCGAATACAACCGGCAGTTGTCGACGGACAGCGAACAGCTTGCGCTGGCGCCAAGCCTGAACATGTTCAATCCCGTCTACGTTCCCGTGACGTCGGATATCTTCAGCGGACCGAATTCCTTCGGTTATAGCGATACGAAAACGAAGCTCGACAGCTTCGGCGTCTACGCGCAGGACCAGATCAAGCTGACGCCGCGCATCGTCTTCACGATTGGCGGGCGCCAGGACTGGAGCCGCAACACGACGACGGATACCGTCGCGAACACCGAGCAGCGACAGAACGATCATGCGTTCACGTATCGCGTGGGCGCCGTGTATCTCGGCGATTACGGTTTGTCGCCATACATCAGCTACGCGACGTCGTTCAATCCCGTGATCGGCGTGAACGCGGACGGCACGCCTTTCCAGCCGACGAAGGGAAAGCAGATCGAACTCGGTTTGCGCTGGCAGCCGTTCAACAAGAACCTGATGTTGAACGCGGCCATCTATCAGATCAATCAGACCAACGTTACGACGCCCGATCCGAACGATCCAACGGGAACGTTCAGCGTGCAGACGGGTGAAGTGCGCTCGCGCGGCATCGAGTTCAGCGCGGTCGGCAACGTGACGCGCGATCTGAGCATCATCGCTTCGTACGCGTATCAGGATGTGAAGAACATCAAAGCCAACGACGATTCGCTGAACAAGTGGCCCGTGGCGATTCCGTTGCCGCACCAGACGGCTTCGCTATGGGCAGACTGGACCTGGCACACGGGGCCGCTGACGGGTCTCGGCTTCGGCGCTGGCCTGCGTTACGCGAGCTATAGCGCGGGCGCGGCGGACAACTCGCTGCATGTGCCGGGCTACACCGTGTACGACGCGGCCGTGCACTACAACATCAGCAAGTGGCGTTTCGCCGTGAACGCGACGAACATTTTCAACCGCCGCTATGTGACGGGTTGCCAGAGCGCGTTCGCGTGCTTCTACGGCAACCAGCGCACGGTGCTGGCGACGGCGCGTTACGACTGGTAA
- a CDS encoding GNAT family N-acetyltransferase, whose protein sequence is MNARVAFEELVPTPDGFALSAWPRDAAPVQLLPALAEIFCRDAKRQQVSLTLPFEHDDATHAFVMRAIREGIVDTAAHEGSTLRLTTSRATFWQQPSLWLTAPSSAGMPVRYTIHHNRRHPVRAPKPQGTVYRRFMPTVGMTFTLRTVDVERDTDTFHAWQNQDRVAHFWDFKGTREEHAAYLTEQCADPHVHPLIGCFDDEPFAYFEVYWAKEDRVAPFYDAGDFDRGLHLLVGNSDYQSAGKLRAWFNGILHYMFLDDPRTQRIVGEPRIDHTRHIAWMHRLGAFTLKEFDFPHKRAALVIVERETYFGQFGP, encoded by the coding sequence ATGAACGCTCGCGTGGCCTTTGAGGAACTTGTTCCGACGCCGGACGGCTTTGCATTGTCGGCGTGGCCGCGCGATGCGGCACCCGTGCAGCTATTGCCCGCGCTCGCGGAGATCTTTTGCCGCGATGCGAAGCGACAGCAGGTGTCGCTAACCTTGCCGTTCGAACACGACGACGCGACGCACGCGTTCGTCATGCGTGCGATCCGCGAGGGTATCGTGGATACCGCGGCGCACGAAGGCTCGACACTGCGGCTCACGACGTCGCGCGCGACCTTCTGGCAGCAGCCGTCGCTGTGGCTCACGGCGCCTTCTTCTGCGGGTATGCCGGTGCGCTACACGATCCATCACAACCGCCGTCATCCCGTGCGCGCGCCGAAACCGCAAGGCACGGTGTATCGCCGCTTCATGCCGACGGTCGGTATGACCTTCACGCTGCGCACGGTCGATGTCGAGCGTGATACGGATACGTTTCACGCCTGGCAGAATCAGGATCGCGTTGCGCACTTCTGGGACTTCAAGGGCACGCGCGAGGAGCATGCGGCGTACCTGACCGAGCAGTGCGCGGACCCGCATGTGCATCCGCTGATCGGTTGCTTCGATGACGAGCCGTTTGCGTACTTCGAGGTCTATTGGGCGAAGGAAGATCGCGTTGCACCGTTCTATGACGCCGGCGATTTCGATCGCGGCCTGCATCTGCTCGTCGGCAACAGCGACTATCAGAGCGCGGGCAAGCTGCGCGCGTGGTTCAACGGCATCCTGCATTACATGTTTCTCGACGATCCACGCACGCAACGCATTGTCGGCGAGCCGCGCATCGATCACACGCGGCACATTGCCTGGATGCACCGGCTGGGCGCTTTCACGCTGAAGGAGTTCGATTTTCCGCACAAGCGTGCGGCGCTTGTGATCGTCGAGCGCGAGACGTACTTCGGGCAGTTCGGGCCTTGA
- a CDS encoding GNAT family N-acetyltransferase: MNTFKQPSLAAYLEGDAITVAEDGRAEGIVLNARWTHEDGLHIVEWCKGISPLGQRRAVLAALRAAFGASRDSKSIALDSDGLHREAYDALRHSGVLTAQHLCLRDAWAQQPDLWLTRDASIPHAALSYAMTDGARHPRRAPHADGVVYARDVPGFGHRLTLHTASVAQDLEHLHAWMNEPRVNAFWGEAGTLDAHRAYLERVLSTPHVHPLIGAFDGEPFGYFEAYWAKEDRIAPFAASADFDRGLHMLVGDTRWRGAACVAAWLPSLVHYLFLDDPRTQAVVCEPRHDNARMIDYLKQHGFSSIAHFEFPHKRALLMRVVREAFFDGRHL, from the coding sequence ATGAACACGTTCAAACAGCCGTCGCTGGCGGCATATCTGGAAGGCGATGCGATCACGGTGGCAGAAGACGGCCGCGCAGAGGGCATCGTTCTGAATGCGCGCTGGACGCACGAAGATGGTTTGCACATCGTCGAATGGTGCAAGGGGATTTCGCCGCTGGGGCAACGGCGCGCGGTACTGGCCGCATTGCGTGCGGCGTTCGGCGCGAGCCGCGACAGCAAGTCCATCGCGCTCGATAGCGACGGGCTGCATCGCGAGGCGTACGACGCGCTGCGCCACAGCGGCGTGTTGACGGCGCAGCACCTATGCCTGCGCGATGCATGGGCGCAGCAGCCTGATCTGTGGCTCACGCGCGATGCGTCGATCCCTCACGCAGCGCTGTCTTACGCGATGACGGACGGCGCGCGGCATCCGCGGCGCGCGCCTCATGCAGACGGCGTCGTCTATGCGCGCGATGTGCCCGGGTTCGGGCATCGCCTCACGTTGCACACCGCATCCGTCGCGCAGGACCTCGAACACCTGCACGCGTGGATGAACGAGCCGCGCGTCAACGCGTTCTGGGGCGAGGCGGGCACACTCGACGCGCATCGCGCGTATCTCGAACGCGTGCTGTCGACACCGCATGTGCATCCGTTGATCGGCGCATTCGACGGCGAGCCGTTCGGTTACTTCGAAGCGTACTGGGCGAAGGAAGACCGCATTGCGCCGTTCGCGGCATCGGCGGATTTCGATCGCGGCCTGCACATGCTCGTCGGCGACACGCGCTGGCGCGGCGCTGCCTGTGTGGCCGCATGGCTACCGTCACTGGTTCATTACCTCTTTCTCGACGATCCGCGCACGCAGGCGGTGGTGTGCGAGCCGCGTCACGACAACGCTCGCATGATCGATTACCTGAAGCAGCATGGTTTTTCCAGCATCGCGCATTTCGAATTTCCGCACAAACGGGCGTTGCTGATGCGCGTGGTTCGCGAAGCGTTCTTCGATGGTCGTCATCTGTGA
- a CDS encoding Lrp/AsnC family transcriptional regulator, with protein MQARNRPLDNQDRAIMRALQKNARLSNAELAEIVGMSTTACWNRTRQLEADGYIRGYVALLDQQKLGFADVVLIEVTLDRHDENALARFGDELATLPEVLEAYLVSGEYDYLIKVAVDGTAGYERFLREKLYKISGIRHSRSMFALRCMKNIPSVQV; from the coding sequence ATGCAAGCCCGCAATCGTCCGCTGGACAACCAGGACCGCGCGATCATGCGCGCGCTGCAGAAGAACGCGCGACTGTCGAATGCCGAACTCGCCGAGATCGTCGGCATGTCGACGACCGCTTGCTGGAACCGCACGCGCCAGCTGGAAGCCGACGGCTATATCCGCGGCTACGTCGCGTTGCTGGATCAGCAGAAGCTCGGCTTCGCGGATGTCGTGCTGATCGAAGTCACGCTCGACCGGCACGACGAGAACGCACTGGCGCGCTTCGGCGACGAACTTGCGACGCTGCCAGAAGTGCTCGAAGCGTATCTGGTGTCGGGCGAGTATGACTATCTGATCAAGGTTGCCGTCGACGGCACCGCCGGCTACGAGCGCTTCCTGCGCGAAAAGCTCTACAAGATCTCCGGCATTCGCCACAGCCGCTCGATGTTCGCGCTGCGCTGCATGAAGAACATACCGTCGGTGCAGGTCTAG
- a CDS encoding lysine N(6)-hydroxylase/L-ornithine N(5)-oxygenase family protein, whose product MSQREYIHDLIGVGFGPSNLALAVRLAENGGAPGAHCFIERQPEFGWHRGMLLDDSRMQISFLKDLVTMRDPKSRFTFINYLFERGRLQDFVNLKNFYPTRIEFHDYLRWVASAFDDQVHYGESVTQIEPVADESDPRTVTHLRVHSRDAQGKVRHRLTRALSVGMGGVPQIPAAFAALRDAAVIHSSNYLTTIGSVIGDGKGDTARRRVAVVGSGQSAAEVFIDLTRRFPHVDATLVMRAPALKPADDSPFVNEIFNPSFTDLIYSQPKDTRRSLLDTFRDTNYSVVDRPLIEQIYELLYVQNVSGTARHRLLNNCAIESVREVQGAHGNEIDMRLRDRMDGDARGECFDAVVLATGYRRDAHHALLDPLADALGKPVEQCEVARDYLLATPAHFQPRIYLQGCCEDSHGLSDTLLSILARRADEIAGSLEAGNNDNSFAVQTRTGAQTGVSGGRVAFAL is encoded by the coding sequence ATGAGTCAACGAGAATACATTCACGATCTGATCGGCGTCGGCTTCGGGCCGTCTAATCTCGCGCTGGCCGTGCGCCTCGCGGAAAACGGCGGCGCGCCGGGCGCGCATTGCTTCATCGAACGGCAGCCGGAATTCGGCTGGCATCGCGGCATGCTGCTCGACGACAGCCGCATGCAGATTTCCTTCCTCAAGGATCTCGTCACGATGCGCGATCCGAAGAGCCGCTTCACATTCATCAACTATCTGTTCGAGCGTGGACGTCTGCAGGATTTCGTCAACCTGAAGAACTTCTATCCGACGCGGATCGAGTTTCATGACTATCTGCGCTGGGTCGCGAGCGCCTTCGACGATCAGGTGCATTACGGCGAGTCGGTCACGCAGATCGAGCCGGTCGCGGACGAGAGCGACCCGCGCACCGTCACGCACCTGCGCGTGCATTCGCGCGATGCGCAAGGCAAGGTGCGGCATCGGTTGACGCGTGCGTTGTCGGTCGGCATGGGTGGTGTGCCGCAGATTCCTGCCGCGTTCGCGGCCTTGCGCGACGCCGCCGTGATCCACTCGTCGAACTATCTGACGACGATCGGCAGCGTGATTGGCGACGGCAAGGGCGACACGGCGCGGCGTCGCGTTGCCGTGGTGGGCAGCGGCCAGAGCGCGGCTGAAGTGTTCATCGATCTCACGCGCCGCTTCCCGCACGTCGACGCGACGCTCGTGATGCGCGCGCCCGCATTGAAACCCGCCGACGACAGCCCGTTCGTCAATGAAATCTTCAACCCGTCGTTCACCGATCTCATCTATTCGCAGCCCAAGGACACGCGCCGCTCGCTGCTAGATACGTTCCGCGACACCAACTACTCGGTGGTGGACCGGCCGTTGATCGAGCAGATCTATGAACTGCTGTACGTGCAAAACGTGAGCGGCACGGCGCGTCATCGTCTTCTGAACAACTGTGCGATCGAGTCCGTGCGTGAAGTGCAAGGTGCGCACGGGAATGAAATCGACATGCGTCTGCGCGATCGCATGGACGGCGATGCGCGTGGCGAATGCTTCGACGCCGTCGTGCTCGCGACGGGTTATCGGCGCGATGCGCACCACGCATTGCTCGATCCACTCGCCGACGCATTGGGCAAACCCGTCGAGCAATGCGAAGTGGCGCGTGACTACCTGCTCGCGACGCCGGCGCATTTCCAGCCCCGCATCTATCTGCAAGGGTGCTGCGAAGACAGCCACGGCTTGAGCGACACGTTGCTCTCGATCCTCGCGCGCCGTGCAGATGAAATCGCCGGCTCGCTCGAAGCCGGCAACAACGACAACAGTTTCGCAGTTCAAACGCGCACAGGGGCGCAAACCGGGGTGAGCGGCGGCCGCGTGGCTTTCGCTCTTTGA